From a region of the Pongo abelii isolate AG06213 chromosome 9, NHGRI_mPonAbe1-v2.0_pri, whole genome shotgun sequence genome:
- the CABP2 gene encoding calcium-binding protein 2 codes for MVQGPWGTVPSGPGAGALRTPGSGSAPHQGAPAPAPAPAPRSRGAPGRASRATQCSTALWGLPASSCGPALPPPNSYDRELRPEEIEELQVAFQEFDRDRDGYIGCRELGACMRTLGYMPTEMELIEISQQISGGKVDFEDFVELMGPKLLAETADMIGVRELRDAFREFDTNGDGRISVGELRAALKALLGERLSQREVDEILQDVDLNGDGLVDFEGTPAARSNTRPGRLLADKKPHSKSRHWAPDPVPRTPMSSAS; via the exons ATGGTTCAGGGCCCATGGGGAACTGTGCCAAGCGGCCCTGGCGCCGGGGCCCTAAG GACCCCTGGCAGTGGCTCGGCTCCCCACCAAGgggctcctgccccagccccagctccagccccaaGGAGCAGGGGGGCCCCGGGCCGGGCATCCAGGGCTACTCAGTGCTCAACAGCCTTGTGGGGCCTGCCTGCATCTTCCTGCGGCCCAGCATTGCCGCCACCCAACTCGTAT GACCGGGAGCTGCGGCCCGAGGAGATTGAAG AGCTGCAGGTCGCCTTCCAGGAGTTTGACCGAGATCGGGACGGCTACATTGGCTGCCGGGAGCTGGGTGCCTGCATGCGGACCCTGGGCTACATGCCCACCGAGATGGAGCTCATCGAGATCTCACAACAAATCA GTGGCGGAAAGGTGGACTTCGAAGACTTCGTGGAGCTGATGGGCCCCAAGCTGCTGGCAGAGACGGCAGACATGATCGGTGTCCGGGAGCTACGGGACGCCTTCCGGGAG TTCGACACCAATGGGGACGGCCGCATCAGCGTGGGCGAGCTCCGGGCAGCCCTCAAGGCCCTGCTGGGGGAGCGCCTCAGCCAGCGGGAGGTGGACGAGATCCTCCAGGATGTGGACCTCAATGGGGACGGCCTGGTCGACTTCGAAGGTACCCCTGCCGCACGTAGCAACACACGCCCTGGAAGGCTCCTAGCAGATAAGAAACCGCACAGCAAGAGTCGCCACTGGGCACCAGACCCTGTGCCACGCACTCCCATGTCCTCTGCTAGTTAA
- the CDK2AP2 gene encoding cyclin-dependent kinase 2-associated protein 2 isoform X1, translating to MSYKPIAPAPSSTPGSSTPGPGTPVPTGSVPSPSGSVPGAGAPFRPLFNDFGPPSMGYVQAMKPPGAQGSQSTYTDLLSVIEEMGKEIRPTYAGSKSAMERLKRGIIHARALVRECLAETERNART from the exons ATGTCCTACAAACCCATCGCCCCTGCTCCCAGCAGCACCCCTGGCTCCAGCACCCCTGGGCCGGGCACCCCGGTCCCTACAG GAAGCGTCCCGTCGCCGTCGGGCTCAGTGCCAGGAGCCGGCGCACCTTTTAGACCGCTGTTTAACGACTTTGGACCGCCTTCCATGGGCTACGTGCAG GCGATGAAGCCACCCGGCGCCCAGGGCTCCCAGAGCACCTACACGGACCTGCTGTCAGTCATAGAGGAGATGGGCAAAGAGATCCGGCCCACCTATGCTGGCAGCAAGAGCGCCATGGAGCGCCTGAAGAGAG gtaTCATCCATGCCCGGGCCCTAGTCAGAGAGTGCCTGGCAGAGACAGAGCGGAACGCCCGCACGTAA
- the CDK2AP2 gene encoding cyclin-dependent kinase 2-associated protein 2 isoform X2 → MGYVQAMKPPGAQGSQSTYTDLLSVIEEMGKEIRPTYAGSKSAMERLKRGIIHARALVRECLAETERNART, encoded by the exons ATGGGCTACGTGCAG GCGATGAAGCCACCCGGCGCCCAGGGCTCCCAGAGCACCTACACGGACCTGCTGTCAGTCATAGAGGAGATGGGCAAAGAGATCCGGCCCACCTATGCTGGCAGCAAGAGCGCCATGGAGCGCCTGAAGAGAG gtaTCATCCATGCCCGGGCCCTAGTCAGAGAGTGCCTGGCAGAGACAGAGCGGAACGCCCGCACGTAA